In the Arachis stenosperma cultivar V10309 chromosome 8, arast.V10309.gnm1.PFL2, whole genome shotgun sequence genome, TGTGAGAGTTCAAAATCATCTAATGGTGAAAAGGACAGGTTTCTACCAATCCTAAACATGGCATTACCGAAACATTCAGAAGAAGTAGGGGCAGGAACTAAAGAGGAATGTGAATCAACGTGCTTGAACAATTGTTCCTGCACTGCTTATGCATATGGAAGTAGCCAATGTTCAATTTGGAATGGAGATCTCTTGAATCTGCAGCAGCTATCTTCAGATGATAGCAGTGGACAAATCTTGTACCTAAAGCTTGCAGCTTCTGAGTTTCATGATGCTAAGAGCAACAAGGTGCCAGTTATTGGTGGCATTGTGGGAGGTATTGTTGCCATAGGGATTCTCCTCGGCCTTGTTCTGTTCTTGGTGATTCGGCGAAGGAAGAGAATGGTTGGGAAGGGAAAGCTAGTGGAGGGTTCACTGGTGGCATTTGGGTACAGAGACCTACAAAACGCAACCAAGAATTTCTCAGAGAAATTGGGAGGAGGGGGTTTCGGTTCTGTGTTCAAAGGTTATTTGGGTGATTCAAGTGTTGTGGCAGTGAAGAAGCTTGAGAGCATTAGCCAAGGAGAGAAGCAGTTTAGAACAGAAGTTAGTACTATTGGGACAGTTCAACATGTTAATCTTGTTCGGTTAAGAGGTTTCTGCTCCGAAGGCTCCAAAAAGTTATTGGTTTATGATTACATGCCAAATGGCTCCTTAGAATTTCATCTCTTTCAGAACAACAACTCCAAGATCATGGACTGGAAAATGAGGTACCAAATCGCGCTTGGCACGGCCAGGGGATTGACTTATCTTCATGATAGTTGTAGAGACTGCATCATACACTGTGATGTCAAGCCTGAGAACATTCTTCTAGATgctcaattttgtcccaaagTCGCAGATTTCGGCCTTGCAAAGCTTGTTGGAAGAGAATTCAGCAGGGTCCTTACAACAATGAGAGGAACAAGAGGCTACCTTGCCCCTGAATGGATCTCTGGGGTGGCTATAACCCCCAAAGCAGATGTCTACAGCTACGGAATGATGCTTTTCGAGTTTGTATCCGGCAAGAGGAACTCTGAGCCTTGTGATGATGGCAGAGTGAAGTTCTTCCCTACATGGGCTGCTACTCTTGTAACTGAAGGCAGCAATGTCCTTAGCCTCTTGGACCCTAGGTTGGAGGCGAATGCGGATGTTGAAGAGGTCactagaataatcaaagtagcttCTTGGTGTGTCCAAGATGATGAATCTCATAGGCCAACCATGGCTCAGGTTGTTCAGATACTTGAAGGGATCTTGGATGTCGCTTCGCCTCCCATTCCAAGAACCCTTCAAGTGTTTCTAGACAACCAGGAGGACATAGTCTTCTTCACCGATTCCAACTCTTCCAACCAGAGCTCACAGGTGAAGAGCACCACCACTGTCTCAACAACATCTCAACCCAAAAGTAACATCTCTTCAGCAAGCTCCAAGTCCTTAGGAGGAAATTAATTAGTGGAAAATTAATTGTAATAATGTAACGTTTGTGtcttaataatataatattctcTATCCATGATTGCTAGCAGCTTGTATATTCATTCAATAGACATAACCCTTTACATTACAAGTTGCATTAGCTGATACTACTTGAAAATATGTTTCAGTTCAACAATAATTGAAGATGACTTTGTAGAAGTTCATGCATATATATTACATGGAATCCATCGAAGAAAATGAACGATGTTTGGGCATGGTTCCCTGAAGAACACGCATGCATTCGAAAGAGAAGTATATTGGATAAGGTCAATTAAACGTGTTGTAGTTGTCACAAGTCACAATACACCATCTTCTTTAATTAATAAGCCTACAACAAAAGATGACGCCAAACTGCAAAAGGAAAAATCTGATATTTCATTAGGTAATCACCAAAAAAATGTATGCATCACTTTTGATGTCACTAATGCCTGCACTATATATGAATAGACAATTTcagttttgtttttctttttgtattaCCAAAAGCAACATAGTACAACAGGGTAagaactttttcttttctttttaaaaaagaaaaattagaagcaCTATTTCTTTGGAAGTTTCTTTTCGCCCACAAACCTTCTATTTCAGATCTTTGGCGTGTTGCTGCAATGCATTGCGTCACAGTATGGATTATATATGCTGGTAAATAAATATCAAACAAGCAGCAACTTTCAATATGAatgtaaaattcaaaataatacGGCATATAGTTGATTCTTTCTCTAACGAGGATACGTTAGGCCTAGCCCAATTTAGTAAAATAGAGTTGGTAATTAGTTGAGCATATTATTCGACTTAAAATAATTGACACATGACCTAAAAATTTAGAATGTATTTTACAAAGATACAAGTCATAAGTATTTTTCTAAGTGTTTATTAAGTTTAGAGACACGCCCTGATTTTAGTGAGTtgatcttttcatttttttatataaacaaaaaGTGAAATGATGAaactggttttttttttttttttttttttttttgagtaaCCAGGGAATCAAcattataataactaattttggcTAATATTATACCATATTATCAAATAaatctaatataaattttactaaaaatgagtttttgttaaacttggatattttttaaattgagttttgaattttttttaaaagaattttaaatatttttttcttattttaaattttgactGTAATATTGGGTGTATAATATTGGTTCTTaaaactttctttcttttttatttgattaatgTTTAATAATAGCAttaatatatgatttgaatgaGTTTGTATTACCttaattttatcatattttcTCCTCTCCTTTTGATTTGAACATAGTATGTATCAAAGCCAACTTTAGGGATGGGACCaacatttttataaaaacttgttatatatatatatatatatatatatatatatatatatatatagagtttACGTTCAAGAGGGGGAAGAGACAGTGTCCAAAAAAAAACAGAAGGGGAAAAATGTTCAATCATGTATAACATCAAATACATCAAGATCAACATcaacagtatcacagatttcAGGTCCTAGAATGGCAAAGTTCCTTCTTTGCAATACACTTACCCACACGTAAGGAAAACCAACATCTTCATGTGCAAGGAACTATGCAAGAGTACGAATTCAACCATGCATAAAGGACAAAGAAAATGCTCTATTATTAGGCATGAAAAAATAGAAACATTATTAATGTATTCATATTACTTCATTCTATCATCTTCAACGTTTGAAAGAAGTGGATGGTTTCATGATATGAtattaattataactttatGTTTGAGAAGacttatataaaaatcaaacaaactcAAAAGATACTCTTACTTGAGAAAGTATATTGAGatataactatttatttatGTTACTTTTTTACACAACTTAAATTTTTAGGAGAAGTAACATTatgacaaataattttttaaaatattaatacgATACAACATAAATAAGAATTACAGTTTCTATAATCTTCTCATTAGTtgttatttgttatttatttttatatctgTTATGTCAAAACTAGAGATTGAATCTTCTTATTATGCACTACCCGTGAATATTGCGTTGAACTTGTGAGAAAAAGGGATGTATTAGTGTTAAATTTTGTGACTGTTTATATATCTCCCGTGATCGTATAGTTTGCCGTGCTGCATTGAAAGGGAATTGACTCAAACCGTTTTAactgaaaagtaaaaaaaaaaaaaaaaaaggaaggggggggggggggggggggggattaAGTGATTTAGAATTTAATGCTTGCTGATTACCTTTTTGCAGTCTATATtcatgtattttaatttttttatttttttttcttcgttTGTTTTTATGAAAATCTTCGGTAATCCACGCTCTTATGGCATAGCCATCAAGTTACTAGGATCAGgaaaataaaattcaatcaCACAAAAATTCAAATACAGATATTAGAGTTCTAATATCACTATATATCATCATTTTTATTCCATTTTCCTACACTATCATATGATATCTAATAGTCCTAGCTATGGCATGAGCCATTATTCCATTGCAATGTCTAGGAATGACAAGTGAGTAGTGACTAGTGAGGTTACactttttgtttattatccATTGTTATCACTTTTTAAGGCCTTTtttgtacatatatatatattaattcaaGGACTATGCTAGGAGTACACAAAAATTAGTCACCAaattagtgactgattttaatagctaattttagtgtacGTATTTTTGTTAATTCAATGATGTATATATACAAAAACTAATTCTAAAAACTAAACAGATATggtaataaataaaagtaaaagctAAAACTAACAAGTACATTTTATAACTTGCATTAATTAGATATGTATATATGGGGGCAAAGAGAAAAGGTAGAAGAAGGATCGGAGCAGGGGAAATAAATATGAACAGGAGTGTGAGCTACTTCCGAAAAGTGAAAAGAGACATATTAAGGCAAGAAACTTGTGTTTCTTTGTATTGTGCCCCCCTTATGCCTAAAGAaacctttattattttataggAAGCACGGTGAAGAAATCTCAACAAGCACGAAAAAGAGAAGCCCTAAGGCCTAAACCATAATTTTAGTGGTCCTTCTTCTAAAGCATGTTATCAAAAGAGAGATAAAGTATAGCCATATTGATGTCAAAACTATGCCTTTGAACTTGCCCCATATGATCGTAATTGATAAGCTTATGAGAAACAACAACACTCCAATAATGCACCGGAACGTTTTGTAACTCTCCAATAATTGATGATCTCTGTTGTTGGGATTAACGTGCTTGGATGTGTCCTTTGATTTTGATACAGGGGAGCACAATTCAAGAGCCTTCTTCGTTTTGGTGTCCATAGAGCTACTTGGTGATGAACTTGATGATGAGTAAACCGGAAAGCATCCCTTTGATGATCCAAAATGATTTTTGTGTTGAGCCCTTTTGTTCTGCTAGGATATATAACAATTATTCAAGATAAACtgcatttttttattgttaattaaGAATAGTAGGAATGAAAATTATCTAAGGAGCTTAGACTAACCAATAGTGTTTCAAAGAGCAGCACAGCTTTAATCACCTTAGCAAGCTTTCGTTTTGGAGGGTTTGACTGAGTAACATTAATCCAATCCTCTTCATGCTTCTCTGAAACGGCAGGGATACACGAAAAACGACGACTAGACGAGCGATCGACGACGGTAGTTTTAGGCTCTAGCATGGAATCAATGTCCACAACGGGGCGGATACAGGTAAAGAACTTGTTCTTTGAGCCTTTCTTCTTCATGTTTATTTATTGTTGTGCAAGACAAGCTTAGAAGGTAAGAGAGTATAATGGAGATGACAAGGGTTACATACAAGAGTTAGAAATGgagttatatataattaaaaggGGGGAGGAATTGAAGGacgaaaagaaagaggaagaggtaCGGTTTTGTATTTAATGTGAGGCATTTTGTGGAGATGAAAACTGTGAGAAGGCCTGCAAATTATGTCTCATTTGGTGAAGTGAACAAAGTACAAACACTTGAGACTAAGAACGTAACTCTTATAAGGTTGGCAATTGGCATGCATGTGTGACTTTAatgaaatatataaatatagaaatATGCAGACATATTTAGTTTGATAGCActgagataaagataaaaaaaagaaaaagaagaagagggtGATGATATTATATCTGTATTTATCTTATGATATCTGTGTATCAAAGTCTACTAATTAGTTTCAAACTTTGTGAGTGtgagttaaaacttaaaagtgtAGTGGGGgcaaagggaaaaagaaaaaaaggcaAAGGCAACTTTGGGGCCACCCGTGATGGATAAATACaccattttaaaagattaaGTGCAAAGTCTACTAcccaaaataaaaagttaagtgtaaataataaaagatgAACCTATCTAACTCCGAGAGGGGAGGTACCTACTGAAGTTAATGCAAGGTGCGCATAAAGGTATATATATGGATAAGAGATTTATTTTCCGTAATactagaaaaacaaaaaaaaactaatttaaattgatttatggtaagatacattaaaaaaataaaaaataataagttttaGTAGTTTTTTGGTTAATAATTTGTTgttactaaatatttttatttttaaataattttattaacaaaatatatCCCTCTAAATAGAAATTGACAAATTGAAATAACGgcttttttattgaaataaataaagaaaattcaTTATTTTCCTAAATATGCACCCATGAAAATTATTATCTAAATGCATAGCATCATTTTTCGGCCACCACCCACGAAATGAGTTTAGCCTCCAACTTAAGCAAGGTGCTCACGAATTGGACCAGGGTGCCATTATGCGACAAGCGTCCAAGAAATTGGCATTTAAGGTAGGGCACCCACGAATTGGGCCATTTCCTAGGAGGTACAAACGAAATGGCACATGAGACATATAACTGGGATGCCAGACGTGAGTTGGCCCAAATTCAGTTGCACCCCACACGAATTGGTGCAACTCAGGTGCACCTCCTATGAAATAGAGCATGGATTTCGCTATATAAAGGGCTGTGGCAGCTAGTTCAAAACCACATTTGGAAATCATTGTTGTGTCTCCGAGTAATTCATCCCCAACCACTCTCTTCCATCTCCAACAACTCTCTTCTATCTCCATCTCTTCACCTTCTTTATAAAATACTTAAGTTGGTACGTTGTTGTGCCTATAACTTCTGAAAATGTCTACGTTATCATATATCCTAATGGAGAAATTTCTCATACATCTGAAGCTATTACATTTATTTGTGACGATCCACTGTGGAAAATGACCACGCCCCAAACATCATTGCAAAAGCTGAAAAATGTGATCCTCATGAATACTGGTATGGTCAGAAAGAAGGAAATCACGAAGTTGACTTACAGAATTTCAGTTGCAGTCGCCAACTCATTTGCGTATTAGAAAATGCATATTAAATCTGACCAACAAGTGTCGATGATGTTTTCTTACCATCGGAGCATTGGAAGTATCTACTCATTGGAACTATGTGTGAATCTCCAAGATGTTGGAGGAAGCTCCTCTAGTTCCAATAATGTGGAGCAAGCTCGAAATTTCAGTGCGGCAGATTTGATGCTAGGTCAAGAGATTTTAAGAGCTTGTAGTCCAACCTTCAACGCCTTTATGACACCTGGTCAAACTATAGCAAATCGTCGTTCACGTCCCTCCCCTTCTAACCGTGTTCCATCCACAGAAGGTATTGTTGACGGGTTGGTAGAAACTTCTGATGAAGATGAGATCGAAGATGATAGTGGTAAAGAAGCCGAAGTAGTTCCCGAAAGCCAACATGTTTACCACGAGAGGGATGTTCCGAATCGTGTTGAATCAGTTGCTGTGGGAGGGGGTGGTGGTGGATCTAGTGGTACCCCAGGCCACTACCTGTCTTTAAATCTTGGTGCCATGATGTCGACCACCGCCGAAGACACACCGAAAAACTATGATTTGTCTGGTGAGATGAAGTTGGAGGTTggtttgaaattttttaatagaGAAACTGCGATGCTTGCTGTAAAGAACTACAACATTCGAAGAAATGCAGAATATAAGGTGGTAGAGTCAGATCAAGCTAGGTATGCCTGTCGATGCAAGCAGTTTGGAGACTAATGTCGTTGGATGGTACGAGTTGCAAAGACAAAGGCCTCCAGATTTTGGATAATTCGAAAATACAAAGGGCCCCACAGTTGTTTGGCAAGCTCCATGTCTCAAGATCATGCTCAGCTTGATAGCAATGTCATCTGTCAGCATGTATTCCCCATGGTTCATGCAGATGCTACTATTTGCATTAAGGTGTTGCAAGGATCAGTCGAGGCAGCCTATAGGTACAAGGTTTCTTACAAGAAGGTTTGACACGCAAAGCAGAAGGCAATTGCCAAAATTTATGGTGATTAGGAGGAGTCATACGACCAGCTTCGGAGATATTTCAATGCATTGCAAGCTTTTGTTCCAGGTATTTTTGTCAATTGAAAGTTACGGTAATTTATAAGTTGGAGTCGTTATGGTGTGGTTCTAATTAAGTGTAGTCGTGTTAGGCACAATTGTTGATATCCAAACACAACCGAACTACATCGGCAACATGTTGGACCGTCACAGTGTCATGTTTCATCAGGTTTTTTGGTCGTTTCCGTCCTGTGTTGAAGCCTTCAAGCACTGTAAACCACTGATCTTCGTAGACGGAATGCACTTGTATGGTAAGTACACAGGGACCCTGTTGATGGGCATAGCGCAGGACAAGAGTAACAACATTCTGCCCGTTGTTTGCGATTGTCGAAAGGGAGAACACGGAGTCCTGGTTCTTTTTCCTTTCGAACCTCAGGAGACATGTAGCAACTCAACCAGGGATATTGCTTATCTCTGATCGGCATGCAACAATAAAGACTGCTTTAGAGCGGGCTGGGTGTGGATGGGAACACAATGTGTACTGTGTGAGACATATTGCCTCTAACTTTGTAACCAGTTTCAAGAGCAAAGAAGCAAAAAGGCACCTAGTCAACGCGGCGTATTCCAAGACACAAGAGCAGACACAATACTACCTTGAGTTAATTAGCAATGAGGATCCAGTCTCTTCTCTGCAAATGATGACCTGGATCCGAGGGTTGGAGCCTCTGAAGTGGCTGCAGCATCGTGACGAGGGCCGACGATATGGTCATATGACAACCAACCTGTCGGAGTGTATCAATTCTGTTCTCAAGGGTACCCATAACTTTCCAGTTTGTTCTATTGTGAAGTCTACTTACCATCGTCTTAATGCATTATTCGTCAAGAAAGGTCACGAGCGAGGAACAGGCACAGATCGCATGCGGTCAAGTTTTTTTGCAGTTCCTGCAGAAAGCTATACTAGCTAATAGAGAAGGTATTTCCCAGATGCTTGTGATATGTAACAACCACCCCTTCtagaaacaaaaa is a window encoding:
- the LOC130946935 gene encoding G-type lectin S-receptor-like serine/threonine-protein kinase At2g19130, encoding MMNPCFCSFSFFSYYCFFSLTPSLALAPLTAISATQSLSGDQTLLSKGGIFELGFFKPGNSSNYYIGMWYKKLSLQTIVWVANRDHPVSDKSTANFTISKGNLVLFDESQTQVWSTNITTSPASPSALVVSILLDNGNLIISNKPNASSSSEAIWQSFDHPTDTWLPGGKIKLDNKTKKPQYLTSWKNNEDPATGLFSLELDPKGSTSYLILWNKTEQYWTSGPWNGHIFSLVPEMRLNYIYNFSFISNENESYFTYTVYNSSIISRFVMDVSGQIKQLSWLDSIQQWNLFWSQPRTQCQVYAFCGAFGSCTENSMPYCNCLQGFEPKSKSDWDLQDQSGGCVRKTSLQCESSKSSNGEKDRFLPILNMALPKHSEEVGAGTKEECESTCLNNCSCTAYAYGSSQCSIWNGDLLNLQQLSSDDSSGQILYLKLAASEFHDAKSNKVPVIGGIVGGIVAIGILLGLVLFLVIRRRKRMVGKGKLVEGSLVAFGYRDLQNATKNFSEKLGGGGFGSVFKGYLGDSSVVAVKKLESISQGEKQFRTEVSTIGTVQHVNLVRLRGFCSEGSKKLLVYDYMPNGSLEFHLFQNNNSKIMDWKMRYQIALGTARGLTYLHDSCRDCIIHCDVKPENILLDAQFCPKVADFGLAKLVGREFSRVLTTMRGTRGYLAPEWISGVAITPKADVYSYGMMLFEFVSGKRNSEPCDDGRVKFFPTWAATLVTEGSNVLSLLDPRLEANADVEEVTRIIKVASWCVQDDESHRPTMAQVVQILEGILDVASPPIPRTLQVFLDNQEDIVFFTDSNSSNQSSQVKSTTTVSTTSQPKSNISSASSKSLGGN
- the LOC130946793 gene encoding uncharacterized protein LOC130946793 isoform X1; this translates as MKKKGSKNKFFTCIRPVVDIDSMLEPKTTVVDRSSSRRFSCIPAVSEKHEEDWINVTQSNPPKRKLAKVIKAVLLFETLLQNKRAQHKNHFGSSKGCFPVYSSSSSSPSSSMDTKTKKALELCSPVSKSKDTSKHVNPNNRDHQLLESYKTFRCIIGVLLFLISLSITIIWGKFKGIVLTSIWLYFISLLITCFRRRTTKIMV
- the LOC130946793 gene encoding uncharacterized protein LOC130946793 isoform X3, yielding MKKKGSKNKFFTCIRPVVDIDSMLEPKTTVVDRSSSRRFSCIPAVSEKHEEDWINVTQSNPPKRKLAKNKRAQHKNHFGSSKGCFPVYSSSSSSPSSSMDTKTKKALELCSPVSKSKDTSKHVNPNNRDHQLLESYKTFRCIIGVLLFLISLSITIIWGKFKGIVLTSIWLYFISLLITCFRRRTTKIMV
- the LOC130946793 gene encoding uncharacterized protein LOC130946793 isoform X2, with amino-acid sequence MKKKGSKNKFFTCIRPVVDIDSMLEPKTTVVDRSSSRRFSCIPAVSEKHEEDWINVTQSNPPKRKLAKVIKAVLLFETLLNKRAQHKNHFGSSKGCFPVYSSSSSSPSSSMDTKTKKALELCSPVSKSKDTSKHVNPNNRDHQLLESYKTFRCIIGVLLFLISLSITIIWGKFKGIVLTSIWLYFISLLITCFRRRTTKIMV